The Nitrosomonas communis genome has a segment encoding these proteins:
- a CDS encoding vitamin K epoxide reductase family protein: protein MTNLKKPLVIITGASGNIGGSLCDALRKDYFVVGLDINPCDKADISIDCNLTSENSVKSAFNEIRSQYGQKIAAAIHLIAYFDFTGQPNPLYQSVTIEGTQRLLNILQDFEVDRFIFSSTMLVHEPTVPGQKINEGMPLKPRWAYPQSKVEAEKVIKQQHNKIPYTILRLAGVYDNDRAVPTLSHQIARIYERDFRSHLYSGDLMAGQALLHKEDMVDLFKRVVDRRKKLPHTNIMLAGEDEVMSYQELQNRIGYLIFGKKEWQTVDIPEFIAKSGAWLEEQAEPIVPDTIDQGKKPFIKPFMIDLASDHYDIDISRAQKLLHWKPKHRIYEGLKNLIASLKKDPAAWYKRNGVLLPDWVRTAQEKDLNADQIRHKHETEYFRQHNENLWAHFLNLGLAFWLMTAPFILAYESQAMVWSDVISGVVLLILSFMSLSWRFGLARWLCGAVGLWLLGAPLIFWAPTAAAYLNDTIVGMLVMGFAILTRPVPGVAAVAAQTGPTIPPGWSYSPSSWFQRLPIIILAFIGFFISRYLCAYQLGHIDSVWEPFFAGSPQDPRNGTEEIITSSISQAWPVPDAGLGAMTYALEILTGIIGSARRWRTMPWLVILFGIMIVPLGIVSIFFIIIQPILIGTWCTLCLIAAVAMLIQIPYSIDELVATGQFLSRRKKQGRSLIHVFFQGDTDEGRREVIEDNFAQRPSKIFKEILGGGVTLPWNLVMCLPIGIWLMFTRITLDAGTSMANADHLIGSLVLTVAITALAESGRASRFFLIPLGLALLVTPFFYDTSIESLISSIFCGLLLIIFSLPRGSVHNRYGTWDRFIV, encoded by the coding sequence ATGACCAATCTAAAAAAACCACTTGTCATTATAACTGGGGCTTCCGGGAATATTGGAGGTTCACTCTGTGACGCCTTGAGAAAAGATTACTTCGTAGTTGGGCTTGATATCAATCCGTGTGATAAAGCAGATATCAGTATTGATTGTAATCTAACCTCTGAAAATTCCGTCAAATCAGCATTTAATGAAATACGTTCCCAGTATGGACAAAAAATTGCTGCCGCTATCCATTTGATCGCCTATTTTGATTTTACCGGGCAGCCTAATCCACTTTATCAGAGTGTCACCATTGAAGGTACCCAGCGTTTACTTAACATATTGCAAGACTTTGAAGTTGACCGATTTATTTTTTCTAGCACAATGTTGGTTCACGAACCAACTGTACCAGGCCAAAAAATCAATGAAGGTATGCCGCTTAAGCCTCGGTGGGCTTATCCACAATCCAAGGTCGAAGCAGAAAAAGTCATCAAGCAGCAACATAACAAGATTCCTTACACCATTTTACGGTTAGCTGGTGTATATGATAACGATAGGGCGGTACCGACATTGTCTCACCAAATAGCCAGAATTTATGAACGCGACTTTAGAAGCCATCTTTACTCGGGCGATCTGATGGCCGGCCAGGCTCTTCTCCATAAAGAAGACATGGTAGATCTATTCAAACGTGTAGTAGACCGCCGCAAGAAATTACCGCACACCAACATCATGCTGGCTGGCGAGGATGAGGTGATGAGTTATCAGGAATTGCAAAATCGGATTGGTTATCTGATTTTTGGCAAGAAGGAATGGCAAACGGTAGATATTCCGGAATTTATTGCCAAGTCCGGTGCATGGCTGGAGGAACAGGCTGAGCCGATCGTTCCTGATACCATTGATCAGGGCAAAAAACCTTTTATCAAACCATTTATGATCGACCTGGCTTCTGATCATTACGATATCGATATCAGTCGGGCACAAAAATTACTGCATTGGAAACCGAAGCATAGGATTTATGAGGGATTAAAAAATCTCATTGCTAGCCTGAAGAAAGATCCTGCTGCCTGGTACAAAAGAAACGGTGTTTTATTACCAGACTGGGTACGAACGGCACAAGAGAAAGATCTCAACGCGGACCAGATCAGACACAAACATGAAACAGAATACTTTCGGCAACATAACGAAAATCTTTGGGCGCATTTCCTCAATCTAGGGCTGGCTTTCTGGCTCATGACAGCTCCTTTCATCCTGGCATACGAATCGCAAGCTATGGTTTGGAGCGATGTTATTTCTGGTGTGGTGCTGCTTATTTTATCGTTCATGTCCTTGTCGTGGCGTTTTGGTCTAGCTCGCTGGCTTTGTGGCGCAGTAGGCCTCTGGCTATTGGGTGCACCACTGATCTTCTGGGCACCAACCGCAGCTGCCTATCTCAACGACACAATTGTCGGGATGCTGGTTATGGGTTTTGCAATTTTAACTCGACCAGTACCCGGTGTTGCAGCTGTTGCTGCTCAAACCGGACCGACAATACCGCCAGGTTGGTCGTACTCTCCTTCTAGCTGGTTTCAGCGTTTGCCCATTATCATACTGGCGTTTATTGGTTTCTTTATCTCCCGCTACTTGTGTGCTTATCAGCTTGGCCATATCGATAGTGTATGGGAGCCATTTTTTGCAGGTTCACCGCAAGATCCGCGCAATGGAACCGAAGAAATAATCACCTCATCTATTTCGCAAGCTTGGCCCGTACCCGATGCTGGCTTGGGAGCAATGACGTATGCATTAGAAATTCTGACCGGCATCATAGGCTCAGCAAGGCGTTGGCGAACTATGCCATGGCTGGTGATACTATTCGGGATTATGATCGTGCCATTGGGCATTGTTTCCATTTTCTTTATTATCATTCAACCGATCTTGATTGGAACCTGGTGCACGTTATGCTTGATTGCTGCAGTGGCAATGCTGATACAAATTCCCTATTCTATTGACGAATTGGTCGCGACGGGACAATTTCTATCCCGTAGAAAAAAACAGGGGCGTTCCCTGATACACGTTTTTTTCCAGGGAGATACGGATGAAGGAAGACGGGAGGTAATTGAAGATAATTTTGCACAAAGACCCTCAAAAATTTTCAAGGAAATATTAGGGGGCGGCGTGACTTTGCCCTGGAATTTAGTAATGTGCTTACCCATTGGAATCTGGCTGATGTTTACACGTATTACGCTGGATGCTGGAACAAGTATGGCTAATGCAGATCATTTAATTGGCTCGCTTGTGTTGACCGTCGCTATTACTGCTCTGGCTGAATCGGGTCGTGCTAGTCGATTTTTTCTCATACCACTTGGTTTGGCTTTGTTAGTTACTCCCTTCTTTTATGACACAAGTATTGAGTCACTCATTTCCAGCATATTTTGCGGATTACTTTTAATCATATTCAGTTTGCCACGTGGTTCCGTACACAACCGCTACGGTACTTGGGATCGATTCATTGTTTGA
- a CDS encoding TraR/DksA family transcriptional regulator, with amino-acid sequence MTQLTRKEIESIENKLRERQQDLLEEVRDELDERENQSFAAMMGNDPGDNCDFSLADLLADLNIVRVDRQINELREIERKLVQIKEGSANQCIDCGKEIGLQRLLAYPIAMRCVSCQERHEQMYAHEGHPSL; translated from the coding sequence ATGACACAATTGACCAGAAAAGAAATCGAATCGATTGAAAATAAATTACGTGAACGCCAGCAGGATTTACTCGAAGAAGTTCGTGATGAATTGGACGAGCGCGAAAACCAATCCTTTGCTGCTATGATGGGGAATGATCCTGGTGATAACTGTGACTTCTCGCTCGCTGATCTACTGGCTGATCTGAACATTGTGCGTGTAGATCGACAGATCAACGAATTACGCGAGATCGAAAGAAAACTGGTGCAGATCAAAGAAGGCAGTGCAAATCAATGTATTGATTGTGGTAAGGAAATCGGCTTACAACGTTTGCTGGCTTATCCGATAGCCATGCGGTGTGTGAGCTGCCAGGAGAGGCACGAACAAATGTATGCGCATGAAGGGCATCCAAGCCTCTAA
- a CDS encoding nitrosocyanin, producing MIKTTKALCASFVLGLLLTGTTQAEDKKAEHHQHKEEQHFKVIVNAYDTNIPELNVEGVTVKNIRAFNVLNEPETLAVHKGTKVKITIENKSPISEGFSIDAYDIKEVVKAGESKTISFVADKAGAFPIWCQLHPKNIHLPGTFNVLE from the coding sequence ATGATAAAAACAACCAAAGCATTATGTGCGAGTTTTGTACTTGGGTTGCTGTTGACAGGCACTACTCAAGCAGAAGATAAAAAAGCAGAACACCACCAACACAAAGAAGAACAACACTTCAAGGTCATTGTTAATGCTTATGACACCAATATTCCTGAGCTCAATGTCGAGGGCGTAACCGTTAAGAACATTCGTGCTTTTAATGTTCTCAATGAACCTGAAACGCTAGCTGTTCATAAAGGAACCAAAGTAAAAATTACCATAGAAAACAAATCTCCTATCAGTGAAGGATTTTCCATTGACGCTTATGACATCAAGGAAGTGGTCAAAGCAGGAGAAAGCAAAACAATCTCTTTCGTAGCAGATAAAGCCGGCGCCTTCCCCATTTGGTGCCAGCTCCATCCAAAAAACATCCATTTGCCAGGCACTTTCAACGTCCTGGAATAA
- a CDS encoding rhamnan synthesis F family protein, with protein MTDSLHFHPHLQSYFLYCKKTVINSQEFTRFFSEVEVLEFKMAIIKKYEVGFSQSFGRRLRLSALYSLESILNQIHYHDRPKNWIDATTCLWKPLLTEFNFPFLKKTFNKKRDKYRRSFRDTCEKWFKLYCRYAGGVYDVYLIP; from the coding sequence ATGACAGATTCTTTACATTTTCATCCCCATCTACAATCGTACTTCCTCTATTGCAAAAAGACTGTAATAAATTCACAGGAATTCACCCGGTTTTTTAGCGAAGTTGAAGTGTTAGAATTTAAGATGGCGATAATAAAAAAATATGAAGTTGGCTTTTCTCAATCATTTGGACGCCGTTTGAGACTATCAGCTCTTTATAGCTTGGAGAGTATCTTAAATCAAATCCACTATCATGACAGACCAAAGAATTGGATAGATGCGACTACCTGCTTATGGAAGCCTCTCCTTACGGAATTTAACTTTCCTTTTCTCAAAAAAACTTTTAATAAAAAGAGGGATAAGTATCGAAGAAGTTTCAGAGATACTTGCGAGAAGTGGTTCAAATTATACTGTCGATATGCTGGCGGAGTATATGATGTCTACTTGATTCCATAG
- a CDS encoding endo alpha-1,4 polygalactosaminidase: protein MWIKNIVILLILTLFLLLESSLALAEPPKPPLIVLSQDRTKISITWSPVLNASSYQLFYAPFPFTGPESIKNADMGNATSGSIELWDGAAFIVAVKALNDAGSSDYSNIELFMLSKAPLLDPEASPVTGNWYKPPVAITWQWQLKRAIENGGINEIKEINEINEINTSYPVQLYDIDLFNSSPSLINTLKASGKKVICYFSAGTYENYREDKDKFKPEELGNTLIDWPEERWLDIRSQNVAEIMISRLNLALLKGCDGVEPDNVNVYANNSGFDLSARDQLAFNKFIANEAHKRGLSVALKNNLEQIPELIDFFDFSINERCHELNECDSLTHFIINGKPVLNAEYLQSYIDSPAARQALCDTSKGAQFSTLILSRDLDDSQRFSCF from the coding sequence ATGTGGATAAAGAATATTGTCATACTACTCATACTGACACTTTTTCTTCTATTAGAAAGTAGTCTTGCTTTAGCAGAACCACCAAAGCCACCGCTTATCGTATTATCGCAAGACCGCACAAAGATATCCATTACTTGGTCTCCAGTTTTAAATGCCAGCAGTTATCAGTTATTTTATGCACCTTTTCCTTTTACCGGACCAGAAAGCATCAAAAATGCTGACATGGGCAACGCCACATCTGGTTCAATTGAGTTATGGGATGGGGCTGCCTTTATTGTTGCGGTAAAAGCACTTAATGATGCGGGTAGTAGCGATTACTCCAACATTGAACTATTTATGCTTTCTAAAGCGCCGTTACTTGATCCTGAAGCATCACCGGTTACCGGTAATTGGTACAAACCGCCTGTAGCTATAACTTGGCAATGGCAGTTGAAAAGAGCAATAGAAAATGGTGGGATCAATGAAATCAAGGAAATCAATGAAATCAATGAAATCAATACAAGTTATCCAGTTCAGCTTTATGATATTGATTTATTTAATTCTTCTCCATCCTTGATTAACACACTCAAAGCTTCTGGCAAGAAGGTCATCTGTTATTTCTCAGCAGGCACTTATGAAAATTATAGAGAGGACAAGGATAAATTCAAGCCTGAGGAATTAGGTAATACTTTGATTGACTGGCCAGAGGAACGATGGCTTGATATTCGTTCACAAAATGTAGCGGAGATCATGATCTCACGGCTAAATTTGGCTCTGCTGAAAGGCTGTGATGGCGTGGAACCGGACAATGTGAATGTCTACGCAAATAATTCCGGCTTTGATTTAAGTGCCAGGGATCAGCTGGCATTTAATAAGTTTATTGCCAATGAAGCCCATAAAAGGGGATTGTCGGTTGCGCTTAAAAATAATTTGGAACAAATTCCTGAATTAATCGATTTTTTCGACTTTAGTATTAATGAGCGATGTCATGAGTTAAATGAGTGTGATTCGCTGACCCACTTTATTATTAACGGCAAGCCTGTATTAAATGCAGAATATCTGCAAAGTTACATTGACAGCCCAGCTGCGCGCCAAGCGCTTTGTGATACTTCTAAGGGAGCACAATTCAGCACCTTGATTCTGTCAAGAGATTTAGATGATAGTCAGCGATTTAGCTGCTTTTGA
- a CDS encoding rhamnan synthesis F family protein, with protein MILDTELKEFSKLYIRIIIRENRGYDFYGWKVGLQEYPQYHLHRALLLANDSVLGPFQY; from the coding sequence ATGATCTTGGATACAGAACTAAAGGAATTCTCGAAACTTTATATAAGAATAATTATACGCGAGAACAGGGGTTATGATTTTTATGGTTGGAAAGTAGGGTTGCAGGAGTATCCTCAATATCATTTACATCGTGCACTACTTCTAGCAAATGATAGCGTTCTAGGGCCATTTCAGTATTAA
- a CDS encoding bifunctional aminoglycoside phosphotransferase/ATP-binding protein: protein MKEEAAQKQLIEALLDPGCYPHPVGRIQHVETHISHVLLTGDFVYKLKKPLNLGFLDFSTLDKRRFYCEEELRLNRRLAPDIYLEVITFNGEIAAPCLNGPGPVLDYAIKMDQFDPDTTLDRLDHLAQLSVQHVDTIASTVADFHLHIPSALMDSPWGTAEMIWDSVAHNFEHISKQAGEKPEGLQWLEAIHQWSVAEHNKLLSDFELRRVQGYVRECHGDLHLGNMAWEAGKLLIFDCIEFNPALRWIDVMSEVAFCYMDLLFRNHHDLASRFLNRYLERTGDYAGMKLLRYYAVYRTMVRAKVAFIRAAQSGLSVEMAEYERQQGLDHLQLAERLTRVVKPVLMITHGLSGSGKTVFSQSLIMRFEMISLRSDIERKRLAGLEALAKSGSSVESGIYSREFSRRTYDFLAELAEILLEAGWHVLIDATFIARWQRELFQQIAMRCGVGFYILDFPVPETLLRQRIQTRNVTGKDASEADISVLELQLKTQEALTHAEAHMVIETTTVESVAAKLKAAVTLHNSLLLFPNQN, encoded by the coding sequence ATGAAAGAAGAAGCTGCACAAAAGCAGTTGATTGAAGCGCTGCTTGATCCGGGGTGTTATCCTCACCCCGTCGGGCGCATTCAGCATGTGGAGACGCATATTTCCCATGTATTACTAACCGGCGATTTTGTTTACAAGCTAAAGAAACCACTGAATCTCGGCTTTCTTGACTTCAGCACGCTGGACAAGCGTCGCTTCTATTGTGAAGAAGAGTTGCGACTCAATCGCCGGTTGGCGCCGGATATTTATCTTGAAGTCATTACTTTTAATGGGGAAATAGCAGCACCTTGCCTCAATGGCCCAGGTCCTGTGCTGGATTATGCTATTAAAATGGATCAGTTTGATCCGGATACAACTCTGGATCGACTCGACCATCTGGCGCAATTATCGGTGCAGCATGTCGATACCATTGCCAGTACCGTGGCAGATTTTCATTTACATATCCCATCTGCCCTGATGGATTCGCCATGGGGTACGGCAGAAATGATTTGGGATTCGGTTGCCCATAACTTCGAACACATTAGTAAACAAGCTGGAGAGAAGCCAGAAGGGCTTCAATGGCTAGAGGCGATTCATCAATGGAGTGTTGCTGAGCATAACAAACTCTTGTCTGATTTTGAGCTGCGGCGTGTACAAGGCTATGTGCGAGAATGCCATGGTGATCTGCATCTTGGCAATATGGCCTGGGAAGCAGGCAAGTTATTAATTTTTGATTGCATCGAGTTTAATCCAGCTTTGCGCTGGATTGATGTGATGTCAGAAGTCGCCTTTTGCTATATGGATTTACTGTTTCGGAATCATCATGATCTGGCTTCCCGTTTTCTCAATCGCTATCTGGAACGTACAGGCGATTATGCCGGCATGAAGCTTTTGCGCTACTACGCGGTTTATCGTACGATGGTGCGCGCTAAAGTAGCCTTTATCCGTGCAGCTCAGTCAGGATTGTCTGTGGAAATGGCGGAATACGAAAGACAGCAGGGATTGGATCATCTCCAATTAGCTGAAAGGCTTACCCGGGTGGTAAAACCTGTTCTGATGATTACACATGGCTTATCCGGTTCGGGGAAGACCGTGTTTAGCCAGAGTCTCATTATGAGGTTTGAAATGATCAGCCTGCGTTCCGATATCGAACGTAAACGTTTGGCTGGACTGGAGGCGCTGGCTAAAAGCGGTTCATCTGTTGAAAGCGGTATTTATAGCCGGGAATTCTCCCGGCGCACTTATGATTTTTTGGCAGAGCTTGCCGAAATACTGCTTGAGGCGGGCTGGCATGTATTAATAGATGCTACCTTCATTGCGCGTTGGCAACGTGAGTTATTTCAGCAAATTGCGATGCGTTGCGGAGTAGGATTTTATATCCTGGATTTTCCGGTGCCGGAAACATTGCTCAGGCAGCGTATTCAAACCCGTAACGTAACAGGTAAGGATGCTTCCGAGGCAGATATTTCTGTTCTGGAGCTTCAATTGAAAACTCAGGAAGCGCTGACTCATGCTGAAGCACATATGGTAATAGAGACCACAACTGTTGAATCTGTGGCGGCAAAGCTGAAGGCTGCTGTCACATTACATAATTCACTACTTCTATTTCCAAATCAGAACTGA